One Setaria italica strain Yugu1 chromosome I, Setaria_italica_v2.0, whole genome shotgun sequence DNA window includes the following coding sequences:
- the LOC101772609 gene encoding actin cytoskeleton-regulatory complex protein PAN1-like, with amino-acid sequence MAALGHAPEACEADVPAPEACEADGPALGTPGHAPAARPAAAGMPGCCAGGWTAAVAAPAGHVPATMPGGTPAAARRAPKGPVGGPPGHTNEAPPAPPPDTYGAPLAPPLAASWSPPPDLPLSAAGSQFPATGAASRSSMPPAATRPRPAAARPRP; translated from the coding sequence ATGGCGGCACTGGGCCATGCGCCGGAGGCCTGTGAAGCTGATGTGCCCGCGCCGGAGGCTTGTGAAGCTGATGGCCCCGCGCTGGGGACGCCGGGCcacgcgccggcggccaggcccGCCGCGGCTGGGATGCCTGGTTGCTGCGCCGGCGGCTGGACCGCCGCGGTTGCTGCGCCTGCAGGCCATGTGCCCGCCACCATGCCGGGAGGCACTCCCGCGGCGGCCAGGAGGGCACCCAAGGGACCCGTCGGCGGGCCTCCCGGCCACACGAACGAGGCACCGCCAGCCCCTCCGCCGGACACATACGGCGCGCCGCTGGCCCCTCCGCTAGCCGCATCCTGGAGCCCACCACCGGATCTGCCCCTTTCGGCTGCCGGATCCCAGTTTCCCGCCACCGGAGCCGCATCCCGCTCATccatgccgcccgccgccaccagacCGAGACCGGCGGCTGCCAGACCTAGACCGTGA
- the LOC101754772 gene encoding trafficking protein particle complex subunit 12, translated as MAAASSPTSPPPPPETDAAAPGLPDLSIPYDLATRGQWQALFSHLSHPAHVPHPHHRLLLSALSALSLAKLRRFPDAAALLASLHPDPACPPPPFLIRLLHALLPLFLPDRPLALDRLYTLLSSVRARPDAGHPEWRRRDALVASLLAADHLAHREFDVALALLSDIAARDPGDPVLLSRLAYAHLQIGNLAAASAAFRHVESVVAAAEDPARHANLLARNRALECIVAKDFAAAVREYERCIEADPADAVALNNKALCLMYSRDLGDAIKVLEGALERIPTAALNETVVVNLCSMYELAFVNHGEVKRSLAEWIARVAPDDFDTSCTRM; from the coding sequence atggccgccgcctcctcacccacctccccgcccccgccgccggagaccgacgccgccgcgccaggACTCCCCGATCTCTCGATACCCTACGACCTGGCCACGCGCGGGCAGTGGCAGGCGCTTTTCTCCCACCTCTCCCACCCGGCCCACGTCCCGCACccgcaccaccgcctcctcctctccgcgcTCTCCGCGCTCTCCCTCGCCAAGCTCCGACgcttccccgacgccgccgcgctgctcgcctCCCTCCACCCGGACCCggcctgcccgccgccgcccttcctcATCCGCCTCCTCCACGCGCTCCTCCCGCTCTTCCTCCCCGACCGCCCCCTCGCGCTCGACCGCCTCTAcaccctcctctcctccgtccGCGCCCGCCCCGACGCCGGGCACCCCGAGtggcgccgccgcgacgcccTCGTCGcgtccctcctcgccgccgaccaccTCGCCCACCGCGAGTTCGACGTCGCCCTAGCCCTCCTCTCCGACATCGCCGCGCGCGACCCGGGCGACCCGGTGCTCCTCTCCCGCCTCGCCTACGCGCACCTCCAGATCGGCAAcctcgccgcggcctccgccgccttccGCCACGTGGAGTCCGTGGTCGCCGCGGCCGAGGACCCCGCGCGGCACGCCAACCTCCTCGCCCGCAACCGCGCTCTGGAGTGCATCGTGGCCAAGGActtcgcggcggcggtgcgggagtACGAGCGCTGCATCGAGGCGGACCCCGCAGACGCCGTGGCGCTCAACAACAAGGCGCTCTGCCTCATGTACTCGCGGGACCTAGGCGACGCCATCAAGGTGCTCGAGGGCGCGCTCGAGAGGATTCCAACGGCGGCCCTCAACGAGACGGTGGTGGTCAACCTGTGCAGCATGTACGAGCTCGCCTTTGTCAACCATGGCGAGGTCAAGAGGAGCCTTGCCGAATGGATCGCCAGGGTTGCGCCCGACGATTTTGACACCTCCTGCACGCGGATGTAG